The Ciceribacter thiooxidans genome window below encodes:
- a CDS encoding Lrp/AsnC family transcriptional regulator: protein MQDKDAIDSKILSILSREARIPMKTLAGRIGLSRSATTERVSRLERTGIIRGYRADIGQLDEGQVQAFLLVTLKRTPSIGVLDRLAGLAAVRRVSSVSGQLDLVVEVEVESINALNELRNEVSIMDSVDDLTTAIVLRRDIERC from the coding sequence ATGCAAGATAAGGACGCAATCGATTCGAAGATCCTTAGCATCCTTTCCCGCGAGGCTCGCATTCCAATGAAGACTCTAGCGGGGCGGATCGGCCTTTCGCGTAGTGCAACCACCGAGCGCGTAAGCCGGCTCGAACGAACCGGCATCATCCGTGGCTACCGCGCGGACATCGGTCAGCTCGATGAGGGGCAAGTTCAGGCCTTCCTCCTAGTTACCCTGAAGCGGACTCCGTCAATCGGGGTACTGGATCGGCTCGCTGGACTTGCCGCCGTCCGAAGGGTTTCTTCCGTCAGTGGCCAGCTCGATCTCGTGGTGGAAGTTGAGGTTGAGTCGATCAATGCACTGAACGAACTGCGCAACGAGGTCTCGATCATGGACAGTGTGGACGACCTCACGACCGCCATCGTTCTGCGAAGAGACATTGAACGATGCTGA
- a CDS encoding DMT family transporter — MSWLYLGIAVIFEITVAISAGNAKGFTRPWWTVATLVSGAIATFFLSLALLTFSVGVGYAIWTSVAGVGIVVLGALFFEQPLNWRKVLGIVLVIGGVVGLRLSGAA; from the coding sequence ATGAGCTGGCTATATCTTGGAATCGCCGTGATCTTCGAGATCACAGTTGCAATCAGCGCAGGCAATGCAAAGGGGTTCACTCGTCCTTGGTGGACCGTCGCCACGCTCGTCAGCGGTGCGATCGCCACCTTTTTCCTGAGCCTCGCGCTGCTCACCTTCAGCGTCGGCGTGGGTTATGCGATCTGGACTTCTGTCGCGGGCGTCGGAATCGTCGTGCTCGGGGCGTTGTTCTTCGAGCAGCCGTTGAACTGGAGAAAGGTCCTCGGGATCGTTCTCGTCATTGGAGGCGTCGTCGGCCTGCGCCTCAGCGGCGCGGCATAG
- a CDS encoding DUF2066 domain-containing protein, with product MAILLFLVVLPGTASADGFDELYSARTIVTGQGEKNRETGFRDCLDHVLVRVSGNQRLTHRPEMKALRERAGTFVRSFSYRDRLAGRPIHDEQGTYDRPHDLTCLYDPMIIDELLTSLGSRPWRDARPSLAVFLDVQRGDSLYSVSPDDPRDAAMRESFALGAEPMAMRVSFPSSADVDAWAAGPGAPELARAAKAAGAELALVGKLIWSDADLGWTGTWRLAAAGKEEYVWTVRGVNFDEAFRVAVRGAAQILSGNGSP from the coding sequence ATGGCCATACTCCTCTTCTTGGTAGTGCTCCCCGGGACCGCCTCAGCGGACGGATTCGATGAACTCTATAGCGCCAGGACGATCGTCACCGGGCAGGGTGAAAAGAACCGGGAGACGGGCTTTCGGGATTGTCTCGACCACGTGCTCGTGCGGGTATCCGGCAACCAGCGCCTCACCCACCGCCCCGAGATGAAGGCGCTGCGGGAACGCGCCGGCACCTTTGTTCGATCCTTCTCCTATCGTGACCGCCTGGCCGGTAGACCTATCCATGACGAGCAGGGCACCTACGACCGCCCGCACGATCTGACCTGCCTCTATGATCCGATGATCATCGACGAGTTGCTCACCAGTCTCGGCAGCCGTCCCTGGCGCGATGCGCGACCGTCTCTCGCGGTGTTCCTCGATGTCCAGCGAGGAGACTCCCTGTACAGCGTTTCGCCTGACGACCCACGCGATGCCGCAATGCGCGAGTCCTTCGCGTTGGGTGCCGAGCCAATGGCGATGCGGGTTTCATTTCCCTCAAGCGCCGATGTCGATGCCTGGGCGGCGGGACCTGGCGCACCGGAACTCGCCCGCGCCGCAAAGGCAGCGGGTGCCGAACTCGCCCTGGTGGGCAAGCTCATCTGGAGCGATGCCGACCTCGGCTGGACCGGGACATGGCGCCTAGCCGCCGCAGGAAAAGAGGAATACGTCTGGACAGTTCGAGGCGTCAATTTCGATGAAGCCTTCCGCGTCGCCGTACGCGGCGCGGCACAGATCCTTTCCGGCAACGGCTCTCCATAA
- a CDS encoding IS3 family transposase (programmed frameshift), with protein MKASKFSDAQKAFILKQGDDGVPVAEICRKAGISQATYFNWRKKYAGLLPDEMRRLKALEDENSRLKKIVTDLTLDHEMLQDVIRRKPLRPARKRKLIDGMLVDWGISIRRACKVLRFDTSTYHYKSRRTGQAPLERRIKAICETRVRYGYRRVHVHLCRDGWKINMKKTRRIYSELGLQLRNKHPKRRVKAKLRDDRQEAAGPNDVWAMDFVHDQLATGKKLRIPTVVDTHSRYCPAADARFTYRGEDVVQTLEGICRKTGYPKTIRANNGSEFISRDLDLWAYANNVTLDFSRPGKPTDNGFIEAFNSKLRSECLNAHWFLTLADSREKLETWRRYYNEERPHSAIGYNVPIALHIPGATSPPS; from the exons ATGAAGGCATCGAAGTTCTCGGACGCGCAGAAGGCGTTCATTTTGAAGCAGGGTGACGATGGTGTGCCAGTGGCTGAGATCTGCCGGAAGGCTGGGATCAGCCAGGCGACGTATTTCAACTGGCGCAAGAAGTATGCGGGCCTGCTGCCCGACGAGATGCGCCGATTGAAGGCTCTGGAAGATGAGAATTCGCGACTCAAGAAGATTGTGACGGATCTGACGCTGGACCACGAGATGCTGCAGGACGTCATCCGCCGAAAGC CTCTGAGGCCTGCTCGGAAGCGCAAGCTGATCGACGGGATGCTGGTGGATTGGGGCATATCAATCCGACGGGCCTGCAAGGTCCTGAGGTTTGACACATCGACCTACCACTATAAGTCCCGCCGCACCGGGCAGGCCCCACTCGAACGACGCATCAAGGCGATTTGCGAGACACGCGTGCGGTATGGCTACCGGCGCGTCCATGTCCACCTGTGTCGCGATGGCTGGAAGATCAACATGAAGAAGACACGCAGGATTTACAGCGAGTTAGGGCTTCAACTGCGCAACAAGCATCCGAAGCGCCGGGTGAAGGCAAAGCTCAGAGACGATCGCCAGGAGGCCGCCGGGCCGAACGATGTCTGGGCGATGGACTTCGTTCACGACCAGCTCGCGACCGGCAAGAAGCTGCGCATCCCGACCGTGGTCGACACGCACTCGCGTTATTGCCCTGCCGCCGACGCACGCTTTACCTACCGAGGAGAGGATGTCGTCCAGACCCTGGAAGGCATCTGCCGGAAGACCGGCTATCCGAAGACGATCAGGGCGAACAATGGCAGCGAATTCATCTCCCGCGATCTCGACCTGTGGGCCTATGCCAACAACGTCACCCTGGACTTCTCGCGACCTGGCAAGCCGACCGACAACGGCTTCATCGAGGCGTTCAACAGCAAGCTGAGGTCCGAGTGCCTCAACGCCCACTGGTTCCTGACCCTTGCAGATTCCCGCGAAAAGTTGGAGACTTGGCGCAGGTACTACAACGAGGAACGTCCTCACTCGGCGATCGGATATAACGTCCCGATCGCCCTGCATATTCCCGGCGCCACCAGCCCGCCATCGTGA
- a CDS encoding TetR/AcrR family transcriptional regulator yields MVRKSLRENILDAGLRVMLRKGYAAASVRDVVAEAGAPQGSFTNHFRSKEAFSRDVLDVYFQHVRTLVSLALDDESLTPRARLQRYLDIITGQLEADGFSRGCLIGDFSLEAAPLSEMLRLRLSEIFLEWRDRFADCIKQAQSAGEIDSTFAPEDLADFLLSSWEGAILRMKVERNATALERFKKIAFATVFKEDL; encoded by the coding sequence ATGGTAAGGAAGTCGCTTAGAGAAAATATCCTGGACGCTGGGCTTCGTGTCATGCTGCGCAAGGGCTACGCCGCTGCCAGCGTTCGCGATGTTGTTGCCGAGGCGGGCGCCCCTCAGGGTTCGTTCACGAACCACTTCCGATCAAAGGAAGCGTTCAGCCGTGATGTTCTGGATGTCTATTTCCAGCATGTGCGGACCCTTGTCTCTTTGGCACTCGACGACGAGAGCCTGACACCGCGCGCGCGGCTGCAACGCTATCTCGACATCATCACCGGTCAGCTGGAGGCGGACGGGTTTTCGCGTGGTTGTCTGATTGGTGACTTCAGTCTGGAGGCAGCGCCGCTCAGTGAGATGTTGCGCCTGCGTCTGTCGGAAATTTTCCTGGAATGGCGCGACCGTTTCGCCGATTGCATCAAGCAAGCGCAGTCGGCGGGCGAAATCGATTCCACTTTTGCTCCCGAAGACCTCGCCGATTTCCTCCTGTCTTCGTGGGAAGGCGCTATCCTGCGCATGAAAGTCGAGCGCAACGCGACGGCGCTGGAGCGATTCAAGAAGATCGCTTTTGCCACGGTCTTCAAGGAAGACTTGTGA
- a CDS encoding amino acid ABC transporter substrate-binding protein produces the protein MRFLTLVATVVALGTGANAGTLDVVKQRGEVRCGVSQGVLGFSAPDEKGVWGGFDVDFCRAVAAATLGDADKVEYVQLSTKDRFAALQSGEVDLLSRQTTWTLSRDTDLGISFVGVNYYDGQAFMVRKDIGVTSVKEISGASVCTETGTTTEQNMADYFKANGIQYQVIAFDKPDQTVQAFNTGRCDVYSTDASALYAQRLSLSDPEGFIILPEVISKEPLGPAVRQGDDQWFKTVRWTLSAMIEAEELGITKENATSLLDEGSVTQKRFLNIGSEAGKALGLDPKWAYQVVSAVGNYGEVFDRHLGSQSALKIDRGLNRLWNDGGLLYAPPVR, from the coding sequence ATGAGATTCCTGACACTAGTTGCCACCGTGGTTGCCCTTGGCACAGGTGCCAACGCCGGCACGCTGGACGTCGTCAAACAGCGCGGCGAGGTTCGTTGTGGCGTAAGCCAAGGCGTGCTCGGCTTTTCCGCTCCCGATGAAAAAGGCGTGTGGGGCGGCTTCGATGTCGATTTCTGCCGTGCAGTCGCTGCTGCAACGCTCGGCGATGCAGATAAAGTGGAATATGTACAACTCTCCACGAAAGACCGCTTCGCCGCGCTGCAGTCCGGTGAGGTCGACCTGCTCTCACGTCAAACGACGTGGACACTCTCGCGAGATACCGACCTGGGCATTAGTTTTGTCGGCGTGAACTACTACGATGGTCAGGCCTTCATGGTCAGGAAGGATATCGGTGTGACGAGTGTCAAGGAAATCTCCGGCGCGTCCGTCTGCACCGAAACCGGAACGACGACCGAGCAAAACATGGCGGACTACTTCAAGGCCAATGGAATCCAGTATCAGGTCATCGCCTTCGACAAGCCCGACCAGACAGTCCAGGCCTTCAACACCGGCCGCTGCGACGTCTATTCTACCGACGCTTCGGCGCTCTACGCGCAAAGACTAAGTCTCAGCGACCCTGAAGGTTTCATTATTTTGCCGGAAGTCATCTCCAAGGAGCCGCTCGGGCCGGCGGTGCGCCAAGGCGATGATCAATGGTTCAAAACCGTGCGTTGGACGTTGTCTGCAATGATCGAGGCAGAGGAACTCGGCATAACAAAGGAGAACGCTACTTCGCTGCTCGATGAAGGCAGTGTCACGCAAAAGCGTTTTCTGAATATTGGTAGTGAGGCCGGCAAGGCTCTGGGTCTCGACCCCAAGTGGGCTTATCAAGTGGTCAGCGCCGTTGGCAACTACGGCGAAGTCTTCGACCGCCATCTTGGTAGCCAAAGCGCGCTGAAAATCGACCGCGGGCTAAACCGACTCTGGAACGACGGCGGGCTGTTATACGCACCGCCGGTCCGGTAA
- a CDS encoding DMT family transporter: MTATHEKNRSNGRAWTMLLLAGAFEIGYALSVGGSHAFTVPSWSIAAFGFFLLTLYFLSAALKSIDVGIAYAVWAGIGSVGAAILGSILLDQPLTQIQAFWLAVIIAGVVWLKLADSAKLQG; the protein is encoded by the coding sequence ATGACTGCGACCCATGAAAAGAACAGAAGCAACGGACGCGCCTGGACGATGTTGTTGCTCGCCGGGGCTTTCGAAATTGGCTATGCGCTCAGCGTCGGCGGCAGCCACGCATTCACGGTGCCGAGTTGGTCGATTGCCGCTTTCGGCTTCTTTCTCCTCACGCTTTACTTTCTGAGCGCCGCATTGAAATCGATCGATGTAGGGATCGCCTATGCAGTGTGGGCCGGTATTGGCTCCGTCGGTGCGGCAATCCTCGGCAGCATTCTGCTCGACCAGCCACTCACTCAGATTCAGGCCTTCTGGCTTGCCGTCATTATCGCCGGCGTCGTCTGGTTGAAGCTTGCTGACAGCGCAAAGCTCCAAGGATAG
- a CDS encoding haloalkane dehalogenase: MTFDIDLPHRAVLGSHIAYREAGSGNGPVALFLHGNPTSSYIWRNILPHVAPVARCIAPDLIGFGQSGKPDIDYRFADHARYLDAFIEAEGIGSAYLVAQDWGTALAFHLAARRPDFVRGLAFMEFIRPMASWDDFHQVEAARETFRKFRTPGEGERMIIEGNAFVERVLPGSVIRKLTDEEMMVYRAPFARPESRKPTWRFPNELPIAGEPADVNEMLSEAHLALARSRYPKLLFVGNPGALVSPAFAESFTATLHNCQVIQLGAGAHYLQEDHPGSIGRAVAEWIAGNEARCSP, encoded by the coding sequence ATGACATTCGACATCGATCTCCCTCATCGCGCAGTATTGGGCTCCCATATCGCCTACCGGGAAGCAGGTTCGGGGAACGGGCCCGTCGCACTCTTCCTGCACGGCAATCCGACCTCGTCCTACATCTGGCGGAACATCCTGCCGCACGTGGCGCCGGTGGCCCGATGCATCGCTCCCGACCTCATCGGCTTCGGCCAGTCGGGCAAACCCGACATCGACTACCGCTTCGCGGATCACGCCCGCTACCTCGACGCCTTCATCGAAGCCGAGGGAATCGGTTCGGCCTATCTCGTCGCTCAGGATTGGGGAACGGCGCTCGCCTTTCATCTGGCGGCTCGCCGACCGGATTTTGTTCGTGGCCTCGCCTTCATGGAGTTCATCCGGCCGATGGCGAGCTGGGATGATTTCCATCAGGTGGAAGCGGCACGTGAAACGTTCCGCAAGTTCCGTACACCCGGCGAAGGTGAACGGATGATCATCGAGGGGAATGCATTCGTCGAGCGTGTATTGCCGGGTTCCGTCATCAGAAAGCTCACCGACGAAGAGATGATGGTTTATCGTGCTCCGTTCGCCAGACCGGAATCGCGAAAGCCTACCTGGCGCTTTCCGAACGAGCTGCCGATCGCCGGCGAGCCTGCGGACGTGAATGAAATGCTGTCCGAAGCACATCTCGCCCTCGCGCGCTCGCGCTATCCCAAACTGCTCTTCGTCGGGAACCCGGGCGCTCTGGTTTCCCCGGCCTTCGCCGAGTCCTTTACCGCGACGCTACACAATTGTCAGGTCATTCAGCTAGGGGCGGGAGCGCACTACCTGCAGGAAGACCATCCCGGTTCCATCGGCCGCGCCGTTGCTGAGTGGATCGCAGGGAACGAGGCGCGCTGTAGCCCGTAG
- a CDS encoding nitroreductase family protein, translating into MLHPMIPLIEQRVSVNRFDASHSLTDAEIGALVRLATRAPTAYNLQNWRFIAVQTPDAKARLRYRAYGQAKVSDAAVTFIICGQAPDHAALADRLRPFVDAGHMPQDMALGWQESVRAQYSEPRTARDEAIRSATLGAATLMYAAAAMDLASSLMGGFEADAVAREFDLAQDETPVVLLAVGRAAPGNWPQKPRRPLSEVLQIS; encoded by the coding sequence ATGCTCCATCCAATGATCCCTCTCATCGAGCAGCGCGTTTCCGTCAATCGCTTCGACGCGTCTCATAGTCTCACCGACGCCGAGATTGGCGCGCTCGTCAGGCTCGCCACGCGCGCACCGACGGCCTACAACTTACAGAACTGGCGGTTCATTGCAGTCCAGACACCGGATGCGAAAGCACGACTGCGCTATCGGGCCTATGGCCAGGCCAAGGTTTCCGACGCTGCCGTGACATTCATCATCTGTGGGCAAGCGCCCGACCATGCCGCCCTTGCCGACCGGCTGCGCCCATTCGTCGACGCGGGACACATGCCGCAGGACATGGCTTTGGGTTGGCAGGAGAGTGTCAGGGCCCAGTATTCCGAGCCCCGTACCGCCCGCGACGAGGCGATCCGTTCGGCCACCCTAGGCGCCGCGACGCTCATGTATGCTGCCGCTGCAATGGACCTCGCATCGAGCCTCATGGGCGGCTTTGAAGCCGACGCGGTGGCTCGAGAATTCGACCTCGCCCAGGATGAGACGCCCGTTGTGCTTCTTGCAGTCGGCCGCGCCGCGCCGGGCAACTGGCCACAGAAGCCGCGCCGGCCGCTTTCGGAGGTTCTGCAGATATCATGA
- a CDS encoding LysR family transcriptional regulator has protein sequence MDRFTALQVFRQVAELGSFAGAARKLGLSPPAISKNLAELEAHLGVRLISRTTRRMALTEEGKTYLDHVTRGLDALTQAEEALSLVRTSPSGTLRVSAPMTVALVRFSEAIPEFLSLYPDLKLELHLDDRRVDIVREGFDLAIRGSSNLEDSSLVARKLAVMPHVLCAAPDYFKRHGIPQTPSDLKTLDHIRFPFGANVDVWEFKKDGRTERIAVQARYSVTSSLAVRDALRGGFGVSLIPLPYVAKDLREGRLQSALDDWKTAEVTHYAVYPSRQHLAPKIRVFVDFLVQQFDRVPSGFDRAPVP, from the coding sequence ATGGACCGGTTCACGGCATTGCAGGTCTTCCGGCAGGTGGCGGAACTGGGCAGCTTTGCGGGCGCGGCCCGTAAGCTCGGCCTTTCTCCACCCGCCATCAGCAAGAACCTAGCGGAACTCGAAGCGCATCTGGGGGTGCGCCTGATCAGCCGGACGACCCGGCGCATGGCGCTGACCGAGGAGGGCAAGACCTATCTCGACCACGTCACCCGCGGCCTTGACGCGCTGACGCAAGCGGAAGAGGCGCTCTCGTTGGTCAGGACGTCACCGTCGGGCACGCTGCGCGTGAGTGCACCCATGACGGTCGCCCTCGTACGGTTCTCCGAAGCCATTCCGGAATTCCTCTCGCTGTACCCGGATCTGAAGCTCGAGCTGCATCTCGACGACCGACGGGTCGATATCGTTCGTGAAGGGTTCGACCTCGCAATACGCGGCAGCAGCAATCTCGAGGACTCAAGCCTCGTTGCAAGAAAACTGGCGGTCATGCCGCATGTGCTCTGTGCGGCTCCTGACTATTTCAAGCGGCATGGAATTCCGCAAACACCATCCGACCTGAAGACGCTGGACCACATCCGGTTTCCATTTGGCGCGAACGTCGATGTCTGGGAATTCAAAAAAGATGGCCGAACCGAAAGGATCGCGGTCCAGGCGCGCTATTCGGTAACGTCGAGTCTCGCCGTCCGGGACGCGTTGCGGGGCGGCTTCGGCGTCAGCCTGATCCCGCTTCCCTATGTTGCGAAGGACCTGCGAGAAGGACGGCTGCAATCTGCCCTTGATGATTGGAAGACAGCTGAGGTCACACACTACGCGGTCTATCCATCGCGGCAGCATCTTGCACCGAAGATCCGCGTTTTTGTCGACTTCCTGGTCCAGCAGTTTGATCGCGTCCCGTCCGGCTTCGACCGCGCGCCGGTGCCGTAG
- a CDS encoding EamA family transporter, protein MKTSVSDLATTAIAPVIWGSTYLVTTEFLPGFSPMTVAMLRALPAGLILMMIVRQLPSGIWWLRAFVLGALNISIFLGMLFVAAYRLPGGVAGTVLSSQPLIVVILASLLLSSPVRLSNIIGALVGMGGVALLVLTSSAALDAIGVAAGLAGATSMALGSVLARKWRPPVSPLTFTAWQLTAGGLLLLPAVPIARQPIPVPTASNLLGLAWLGLIGAALTYALWFRGIGRLPPSVVSSLLFLSPLTAVLLGWSLLGQTLTVLQIVGIALVIGSIWLSQRTNT, encoded by the coding sequence ATGAAGACCAGCGTTTCCGACCTCGCCACGACGGCAATCGCACCTGTCATCTGGGGCAGCACCTATCTCGTGACGACCGAATTCCTGCCGGGTTTCTCGCCGATGACCGTCGCCATGCTGCGCGCCTTGCCCGCAGGCCTGATCCTGATGATGATCGTCCGTCAATTGCCGAGCGGAATTTGGTGGCTGCGCGCATTCGTGCTCGGCGCCCTCAACATCTCGATCTTTCTCGGCATGCTGTTTGTCGCCGCCTACCGGCTTCCCGGAGGGGTTGCCGGCACCGTTCTCTCGTCGCAACCGCTCATCGTCGTCATTCTGGCCTCCTTGCTGCTGTCCAGCCCGGTGCGGCTATCGAACATCATCGGCGCCCTTGTCGGAATGGGCGGCGTCGCCCTGCTCGTCTTGACGTCCAGCGCCGCGCTCGACGCAATCGGGGTTGCCGCCGGTCTCGCCGGCGCGACATCCATGGCGCTCGGAAGCGTCCTTGCTCGCAAGTGGCGGCCTCCGGTGTCGCCGCTCACCTTCACCGCCTGGCAGCTGACTGCAGGCGGCCTGCTTTTGCTTCCCGCCGTTCCGATCGCCCGACAACCAATCCCTGTTCCGACGGCGAGCAACCTTCTGGGACTGGCATGGCTCGGCCTTATTGGAGCGGCTCTCACCTATGCCCTATGGTTCCGAGGGATCGGACGATTGCCTCCCTCGGTCGTATCGTCCCTCCTGTTCCTCAGCCCGCTGACGGCGGTGCTGCTGGGATGGAGTCTGCTGGGACAGACGCTGACCGTGCTTCAGATTGTCGGTATCGCATTGGTCATCGGCAGTATCTGGCTCAGCCAGCGCACGAACACCTGA
- a CDS encoding alanine/glycine:cation symporter family protein, with amino-acid sequence MNVITDFFGLIEDLTWGWALIPILVVFGLFITVMSGFVQIEFFTRMFRVLFSKNQTGDPNAISAREALLVSVGGRVGGGNIAGVAVAITLGGPGAVFWMWAIALIGMATSLVESTLAQLYKRSNGDGTYRGGPASYIIHGLGVKYKWLAIVYAVCLMLAFAFGFNAFQGNTFAGAVKDSLGVDRLWSGIGLAIITGFIVYGGIRRIAKAADVIIPIMAFIYIGLALLVIVSNITALPAVVWSIVANAFGLEQAVGGGFGAALAQGLRRGLFSNEAGLGSAPNVAATADVRHPISQGITQSLSVFIDTIVICSCTAFIILLSPVYQPGLEGIDGVVLTQQSLVSQVGSWSQYFLTFAVLLFAFSSVIYNYYLGETALKVMTSQAVALHVLRLAVVVVVFLGATAPGATAVFFFSDPLMGVLAVVNLMAIMMLFPVALRVLDDFRSQLKAGVARPVFQPAAFPDLDLDHSAWPHARRSVEQSGLEEGTA; translated from the coding sequence ATGAATGTCATCACCGACTTCTTCGGACTGATCGAAGACCTCACCTGGGGATGGGCATTGATTCCAATCCTCGTCGTTTTCGGCCTGTTCATCACAGTCATGAGCGGATTCGTCCAGATCGAATTCTTTACCCGGATGTTCCGTGTCCTCTTTTCCAAGAACCAGACTGGTGACCCGAACGCGATCAGTGCACGCGAAGCGCTGCTGGTTTCGGTCGGCGGGCGTGTCGGCGGCGGCAACATCGCTGGCGTCGCGGTCGCGATCACGCTCGGCGGACCGGGTGCGGTGTTCTGGATGTGGGCAATTGCGCTGATCGGCATGGCGACGAGTCTGGTGGAGTCGACGCTTGCGCAGCTCTACAAGCGGTCCAACGGTGACGGAACCTATCGCGGCGGGCCTGCCAGCTACATCATTCATGGACTGGGCGTAAAGTACAAATGGCTGGCGATCGTCTACGCCGTTTGCCTGATGCTGGCATTCGCGTTCGGCTTCAACGCCTTTCAGGGCAACACCTTTGCCGGCGCCGTCAAAGACAGCCTCGGCGTCGATCGTTTGTGGAGCGGAATCGGTCTCGCGATCATCACAGGATTCATCGTCTATGGTGGCATCCGCCGCATCGCCAAAGCCGCCGATGTGATCATACCGATCATGGCCTTCATCTATATCGGCCTGGCACTGCTGGTAATTGTGTCGAACATTACCGCGTTGCCGGCTGTAGTCTGGTCCATCGTCGCGAACGCGTTTGGGCTTGAGCAAGCCGTTGGCGGCGGTTTCGGAGCGGCGCTGGCCCAAGGTCTCCGGCGCGGCCTGTTCTCCAACGAGGCCGGACTCGGCTCCGCGCCCAATGTCGCTGCGACGGCCGATGTTCGGCATCCGATCAGCCAGGGCATCACCCAGTCACTCTCGGTCTTCATCGACACGATCGTCATCTGCTCGTGCACGGCCTTCATTATCCTGCTCAGCCCCGTCTATCAGCCGGGGTTGGAAGGCATCGACGGCGTTGTGCTGACCCAGCAATCACTGGTCAGTCAGGTCGGCAGCTGGTCGCAATATTTCCTGACCTTCGCGGTCCTGCTCTTCGCCTTCAGCTCTGTCATCTACAACTACTATCTCGGCGAAACGGCTCTGAAAGTGATGACCTCGCAGGCGGTAGCCCTACATGTGCTGCGACTTGCCGTCGTCGTTGTGGTCTTCCTCGGGGCGACGGCTCCGGGAGCGACGGCGGTGTTCTTCTTCTCCGACCCGTTGATGGGTGTGCTCGCCGTCGTCAATTTGATGGCGATCATGATGCTCTTTCCCGTGGCTTTGCGCGTTCTTGACGATTTTCGCTCGCAGCTGAAGGCGGGCGTGGCACGGCCGGTATTCCAGCCTGCGGCATTTCCTGATCTCGATCTGGATCACTCCGCCTGGCCACATGCCCGAAGATCTGTCGAGCAGAGCGGCCTCGAGGAGGGCACTGCCTGA
- a CDS encoding MarR family winged helix-turn-helix transcriptional regulator, which yields MSEESESWLALIHAVASVEADLEKVLQERHGLGLSEYRALEILSRSPGSELRMQALAAYLRLNQSSVSRMVERLERAGLAIRDLCPDDKRGVYAVLTEKGRGHLEKAQPDYVAALKVSLERRGCGELLAVSGPKVG from the coding sequence ATGTCAGAAGAAAGTGAATCGTGGCTCGCGCTGATCCATGCGGTCGCGAGCGTCGAGGCCGATCTCGAGAAGGTTCTCCAGGAACGGCACGGTCTCGGTCTCTCCGAGTATCGAGCACTTGAAATATTGTCGCGTTCGCCAGGATCCGAGCTTCGAATGCAGGCGCTCGCGGCATATCTCCGTTTGAACCAGAGCTCGGTGTCGCGGATGGTGGAACGTCTGGAGCGCGCCGGGCTCGCCATTCGCGATCTCTGCCCCGACGACAAGCGCGGTGTTTACGCTGTTCTCACCGAGAAGGGCCGCGGACATCTCGAGAAAGCACAACCCGATTACGTGGCGGCGTTGAAGGTGTCCCTCGAGAGGCGTGGGTGTGGAGAACTGCTCGCGGTAAGCGGGCCGAAGGTGGGTTGA